CAGCGGGCGCATTCCGGCGACAGGCCCGGAGTGTGCGGACCGTTCTCGTCCGCGTTGAGGAAGGCCTCCTGGGTGTCCGAGCGGGCGTCCCAGCCGGTGCGCAGCAGCAGCCAACCGCCGTCGGGCAGCGGGCCGTTCTCCGCCTCCCATGCCTTCACATGGTCCACTTCGACGAGGAAGTCCGGGTTGGCGTCCGCTTCGGCGGTGAAGTCCAGCACGGCCGCCGGTGCGATCAGCCGCCGCGCCGGCACCGAGGCCACGTCGGCGAGGTCCTTGCCGGTGACCCAGTGGTTCGGTGCGTCGAAGTGGGTGCCGGTGTGCTCGCCGCTGCGGAAGTTGTTCCAGTACCAGGCCGGTCCCCGGTCGTCGTACCGGCTGATCTCCTCCAGTGCGAACACGGCGGTCTGGCCGAACTCGGGCGGCAGCTGGATCACCGGTGTCGACGACGACAGCGGCGACGTCAGGTCGACGACGTCGATCGAGCCGCTCCGCAGCCCGGACACCAGCGAAGCGAGAACGGACGGCTCGGGCATGGCGGCCTCCTGAGACGATGCTGGAGCCGGAACTCCACGTAGGTACGGGAACAGGGCAGCTCCCATGGTGACAGCAGATCGCTTTCCGCTCGGCTCCGCGACGACGCTCGCCGAGCTGGCGGACGACCCCCACCCCAGGCTGGCCCTGCTGCGTGCCCACGAGCCGGTCTCCTGGCTCCCCGCGCTGGGCGGCTGGCTGGTGACGCGGCGCGATCTCGCGCTGCGGGTGATGCGGGACGCGGACACCTTCACCGTGGACGACCCCCGCTTCTCCACCGCCCAGGTGGTCGGCCCCAGCATGCTCTCCCTGGAAGGCGCCGAGCACGCGCGGCACCGCGCTCCCTTCACCGATCCGTTCCGTCCGCGAGATGTGCGGGACCGGTTCGCCGGCTTCGTGGCGGACGAAGCAGCCCGGCTCGTGGAGACCGTCCGGCCGCGGGGCCGCGCCGAGCTGCGGCGGGAGGTGGCCGGGCCCCTGGCCGTCGCCGTCGTCGCCGAGTCCCTGGGCCTGGTCGACGCCGACGCCGAGGCGGTGCTGTCCTGGTACGACGCCATCGTGGGCACGGTCTCCGACATCACCGCGGGGCAGCCCTCGAATCCCACCGGAGCGGCGGCGTTCGACGAGTTGAGAGACAGCGTCGAGGCGACGGTCATCGCGGGTGTCGATACGTCGCTGCTGGTCGCGGCTGCCGAACGGCTGAAGCTGCCGGAGGTGGTCGCCAACGCCGCCGTGCTGATGTTCGGCGGCATCGAGACCACCGAGGGCATGATCGCCAACGCGGTACTGCACCTGCTGGCCGAGCCCGGTCAACTCGCGCTTCTGCGGGCCGATCCGGGCCTGGTCGACGCGGCGATCGAGGAGGCGCTGCGGCTGGAACCCGCCGCGGCGGTCGTCGACCGCTACGCCACCGCCGATGTGACGATCGGCGGGGCCGAGGTGCGCCGCGGGGATCTCGTGGTCGTCTCGCTCGCCGGAGCCAACCGTGACCCCGAGGTCTTCCCGGACCCCGACCGTTTCGACCTACGACGCACCAACTCCCGTCTCCAGCTGGCCTTCGCCCACGGCCCGCACTTCTGCCTGGGCGCCCATCTCGCCCGACTGGAGACCCGCGTCTGCCTCCTCACGCTCCTCGATCGTCTGCCCGGACTGCGCCTGGATGCCGCCTCGTCCACCGCACCCAGCGGCCTGCTCTTCCGTAAGCCCTCGGCCCTGCACGTCCGTTGGGACACTCCGGTGTCGTGACGCGGCCTACGGGCGCGCGGCGCGGCCGATCTCGGCTGCGACGCGGGCGTCGACGAGGTACTGCCTGATGTCGTGCGCCCGGTCCTTCCGAGCGGCCAGCCGATGGCGACGGCGTCCCCCGCCGCCCACGCGGCCCGCCGGTGCTCCCCGCGACGAGCCGTTTGCGATCGTCCGGCCGCCGCGTCCGTCGGTCGGCACTGGGCGTCCGGTCACGCTCGGACCTGGCCCGGTGCCTGGCGTACGCGGGGGTCACGGAGTGACGAGGCACCGGCCGGTGCCTCGGCTCAGCCGCGGGTGCTCTCGCGCACGATGATCCGGTGGCCCGCGACATGGTCCTGCAGCGGACCCGCGTCCGGCTCGTCGATGCGCTCCAGCAGCAGGGCCACCGCGGCGCGCGCGATCTCCTGCTTGTCCGGGGCGACGGTCGTCAGACTGGGCACGCTGAACCGGGATGCCTCGATGTCGTCGAAGCCGACCACGTCGAGGTCTCCGGGCACGGTACGGCCGAACTCGTGCAGGGCACGCAAGGCGCCCAGGGCCATGTGGTCGTTCAGACACAGCAGCGCGTCCGGAGGTGACGGCCGCCGCATGAGCGCGGTCGCGGCGCGAGCGCCGTCCTGCCAGTGGTACGCCTCCATCGGCAGCACCAGGTCGGCGTCGAAGGGCAACCCGGCCGCATCAAGGGCCTCTCGGTACCCGTCCGTGCGCAGCCGGTCCGTGCCCAGGCGGCCCCGCACGGCCCCTCCGACGACGGCGATGCGGCGGCGACCGCGCGACAGCAGATACGCCGTGGCCTCGCGGGCGGCCCGTACGTTGTCGATGCCCACGTGGTCGGTGCCGCCCTCGGCGGGCCGTTCGCCGAGCAGGACGACGGGCAGGCGCCGGTCGCGGGTGGCGAGGTCGCGGGGCAGGAGGGAGAGCGGGCTGAGGATGACACCGTCGGAGAACTGGGCGTCGAATCCGTGCAGCGCCGCCAGTTCGCGCTCGCGCACGGCCCCGGTCTGGTGCAGCAGCACCGTGCGGCCCCTGCGGTCGGCCTCGGCCATGACGTACTTCGCCAGCTCGGCGAAGTACGCGACGTCGAGTTCCGGGACAGCCAGGGTGATCATGCCGGTGCGGCCCTGGCGCAGCTGGCGTCCGGCGATGTTCACCCGGTAGCCCAGCGCGTCGATGGCCTCCTGGACGGCGGTACGGGTCCGCTCCGAGACATGCTCGAAGTTGTTGATCACGTTGGAGACGGTCTTGGGCGAGACGCCCGCGTACTCCGCCACGTCCTTGATCCTCGGTCTGGCCGCCACGCTGTTCATCCTTCCGCAGGCCGCGATCGTACCGACCGTCACGAATCGATTTCGGGCCGGACCAACGTCCGCCAACACATTTGCATCGATGTAAAGAGCATGGTGCCATGTGCCTCGACACTCGAGGCAAGGAGCACCATGCGCGTCCCCCAGTTCTCGGGCCTGCCCCGCCCCGACTACCCGAGGCCGCAGTTCGTGCGCGAGGCCTGGCTCAATGTCAACTACTCAGCGCTAAGGCGCCGGGCTTGCACAACGGGCATCACTGGGTGTGATGCTGCGTTTGCGTCCAGTCCCACTCCGAGATGTTCGGGGTGGGTCAGGGGCCGTTGACTGGGCCCCGCGTCGCCACAACTCCCACGCGCGGGCGCGGATGTTGCGGGAGCTGTTGCGGTCTGCGTGATCAACGAATCCGCAGGACCGGCACGCGAACCAGGCCTGGCTCACCCGGTTCGCCTTGTCGATGTGCCCGCACTCGGCGCAGGTGCGGGAGGTGTACGCCGGGTCGACGTGCACGACCGGCACTCCCGCCTTGCGGGCCTTGTACGCGATGAACGACCCCAGCTGGGCGAACGACCAGCTGGCGTGGGTGGCCCGTTGGGGCTTGCGAAGCCGTACCCGCTCGCGGATGCCTGTCAGGTCTTCCAGGGCGATTCCGCGACCGGTGCGTTCCGCCTCGGCCACCACATGCTTCGCGATCTTGTGGTTGATGTCCTTGGCCCTACGGGCCTCCTTGCGCCGCCGCTTCTTCAGCCGGCGCTTGGCGGACGGGGTGTTCTTCTTCTGCAGCTTGGTGCGCAGCGTCCGTTCGCGGACCCGGATGCGGTTGAGTGTGCGCCCGGCCAGGATCTCGCCGTCCGAGGTGGTGGCGATGTTGACGATGCCCAGGTCGATGCCGAGAAAGTCCACCGGATCGGTGTTCAGCGGCGCTTCGGGGACTTCGCAGGTGGCGTTCAGGAACCACCTGCCGTCCCGCTCCAGCAGGTCGGACTCGCCCTTGCGGTACAGGGCCAGGGTGGCCAGCTGCTCGACCGAGGCGGTGAACGCCACGTTCTTGACCCGCCCGCCGGTGGTCCAGATCGACACCGTGCGGCCGGGGATCTGCCAGGACAGCATGCGGTCGTCGTAGGGCTGCGCGCTCTCGGGGCGGAAGGCGATGGGCTTCTCGGCGGCCCTGCGGTAGCGCTTGGAGCCGGGCCGTCCCAGGTTTCCGGCCTTCAGGTTCGCCTTCAGTGTGGTGTACGCGTCGCAGGTCTTCTTGATGACGTGCTGAGCGGCCTGCGCACCCATGCCCCAACGGGACTTGACGGTGTCGTAGGCATGCTTGCGCAGGGCGAAGTTTTTGAACTCCCCGCGCTCGAAGGCCACCTCGCTCGCCTGCTCGGGCGTCGGCAGCAGCTTGACCTGCACCACCAGCTTCACAATCACCGAACGTACACACCCGCACGACAGGGCACCGTGCGTTCGAAGTGGATCACCTGAACGAGTGACACGCATGGTTGTGTGTCGGCACCTTGACCGGAGAAGAGACCCGGCCGCTCCGCGGCCGAGCCGGCGTCATGATGCTGCGGCGCTCCGCGCCGCCTGACCCAGGATGCGATTCCTCCCGGGCGTGAACGCCCGGGGTTCCTCGCAAGAAACAAGCTGAACGGCGTCTGGCAGTTCGAGATCGACCGGTCGGACACCGGTCTCGAGCGCGGCCTGCTGGAGCGTGAACTCTCTGACCGCATCCTCGGCCCGTTCTGTCCCGAGTCGGAGCTGTCCGGGGTCGGGGACACCGACTTCATGGAGGCGGTGTGGTATCAGCGCACGGTGACCGTCCCGTCCTCCTGGGCGGATTCACGGGTGCTGCTGCCCTTCGGAGCGGTGGACCACGACGCCACCGTCTGGGTCGGCGGCACCGAAGTCGCCCGCCACCGCGGCGCTTTCACCCGGTTCACCGCCGACCTCGGCGAAGTCGCCGTGCCGGGCGAGGAGTTGACGATCGTGGTGCGGGCCCGGGACAAACGGGAGCGCGGCCGGTGAGGTCCGCTATCCCCACACCGGTTGGGACAACTGGCAGACCGCGAGCGTGAGCGTCGAGTTGAAGGAGGGGTGGAACACCGTACGCCTCGGCAAGGGACTCCTCCATGCCGAACTGGACAGCGTCGAGGTGGCGTGAGGCGGTCTTTCAGGTCGCGGTGTACCCGAGCTGGCGCCTCATGTACGGCGTCATGAGTGTCTTCGCCTTGGCCAGGACGGACGTACGGCTGCCGAGGACCGCGGTCTCGCCGCCCGGCACGGGCAGCACGGTCAGTCCGTCGGCCGCGCCGAAGGGCACGATGATCGGGGTGCGGTGGACCGGCCGGTACGGGCGGGGCTCCTTGCGGTGCCGGCCGGAGCTGGTGAGGTAGGTGCGGATGTTGTGGGCGGCGAGGTCCGCCTGGGCGAGCGCGGCGGGGGTGATCTTGAGCTCGGTGGCGTCGCTGACGTCGCCGACCGCGAACACGTCCGGCTTCCCGTCGACCCGGAGCATCCGGTCGACCTTGACGTGCCCGGCCGGGTTCAGCCAGTCGCCGTGTCCGGCCAGGCGCAGCCAGAGCGTGTTGGGGGTGGTGCCCGTCGCCCAGAAGGAGAGGTCGGCCTCGACGATGTGGCCGTGGGCGTCGCGGTAGGTGCCGAAGTCATTGCCGGGCGCCATGAAGGAGTCGAGCCGCACCTCGACGTCATGGGACTCCAGCCAGGCACGGGCCTTGCGCCCGGCCCGCGCACTGCCCGTGGCATCGAGCAGCGCCGGCCCGGCATGGGCGAGTGTGACCCGGGCGTCCGGCCGGGCCAGCCGGATCTCGGCGCCGAGCTCGACGCCGGACGGACCGCCGCCGACGACGAGGATGTGCCGGGCGGCGGCGATGTTCCGCTGGTGCTCGGCGAACGACTTGGCCGCCTCCTCGGCCGTGGTGCCGAGGAACCGGGCCGGTTCCGGGTAGTCGGCGCCGGTCGCGATCACCAGCGCGTCGTACGGCAGCCGTTCGCCGGTGCCCAGCACCACGTGCCGCTCGCCGGTCTCGACGCGGACCGCCTTGCCGACGACGACACGTCCGTGGCGCAGCAGTCGGTCGTACGGAATGAAGGGCGTCACCGACCACTCCGGGTGCACGCCGGCGCGCAGGGAGGCGATGCGGTGGAAGAAGATCTCCTTGCGGTCCACCAGCGTGACCCGTGCAGTCGCGTCCAGCCGTTTCGCCAGCCGGACGCCGGCATAACCGCCTCCGATCACCACTACGTCGCCGTCATGCACACCGAGTCTCCTGTGCCTGTGGGGGGGCGAGTGCCGTGGCGGCGTGGACGCCCTCGGCCACTCGACTGCCGGCGAGCCTAGCCCTTGAAACATAAAGTTTCTGCCGCGGCTTTGTGGGCGTTCTGTGAAGCGAGTGCGCGGATGACCACTGCGTCCGAAACCCTCCTACGGCCGCGTGGTGTGCGCCAGGGCCCCTTCCTCGCGCAGGAGATTGCCGAGAGCATCGCCCGTACGGGCATCCCGTACCCCCTGGAGGCCAACCATGAGTCACGCTCAGGACGTTGCGACGCCCGCCATCGTCATCGACCCGCTGGTGCGCGACCTGGACGGCGAGACAGAACTGCTGCGCAAGGCCGGCCCGTTCGCCCGGATCGACCTGCTCGGTGTCCCGGCCTGGACGGTCACCCGGCATTCCGTGGCCCGGGAACTGCTCACCGACCCCCGGCTGGTGAAGGACATCGGCGCCTGGGGACTGTGGCAGTCGGGCACGGTCACCCGGCAGTGGCCGTTGATCGGCATGGTCGACCCGGGCCGGTCCATGTTCACCGTGGACGGCACCGAGCACCGTCGGCTGCGGGCGAAGACGGCCCAGGCGATCACCCCGCGGCGGCTGGAGTCGCTGCGGCCTGCGGTCGAGCAGCTCACCGAGCAGTTGCTGGACGACCTGGCGGAGCAGGCCGGCCGGGACGGCCGGGCCGACCTGAAGACCGTCTTCGCGCAGCCGTTACCGATGGGAGTGGTCTGCACGCTGATGGGTGTGCCGCAGGCCGAGATCCCACGCCAGATGCGCCTGTGGAAGTCCTTCTTCTCCCTGCTCACTCCGCAGGAGGAGCGACTCGCGGTCATCGCGGAACTGGGCACGATCTTCACGGAATTGGTGCGTGAGAAGACCGCGCACCCGGCCGACGACCTCACCAGCGCCCTGATCCTCGCCGAGGAAGGCGGTGCACCGCTGACCGAGGAAGAGGTGGCGGGAAACCTCAAGTCGATGATCGGCGCCGGGCACGAGACCACCATCGGTCTGATCCTCAACAGCGTCCGCGGCCTGCTCGGCCACCCCGACCAGTTGGCCATGGTGCTGGACGGCCGCATCCCGTGGGACACGGTGGTGGAGGAGGCACTGCGCTGGGATCCGCCGGTCACCCACCTGCTGATGCGGTTCGCCGTCGAGGACATCGACGTCGACGGGTTCGTCATCGCCAAGGGCGAGGGCGTGGTCATCTCCTACCGCGCGATCGGCCGCGACACGGACCAGCACGGGCCCGACGCCGACGCCTTCGACATCACCCGGCCCAGCGCCGTCCGGCACATGGCCTTCGGCCACGGGCCGCACATCTGCCCGGGCGCGGCGCTCTCCCGGCTGGAGGCGGGCATCGCCCTCCCGGCCCTCTTCACCCGCTTCCCCGACCTCCGGCCGGCCCTGCCCCTGACACAGCTCCGCAACCTCCCGGTCCTCACCCAGAACGACCTGGAGTCGTTCCCCGTCCTCCCGCACGGCTGAGCACGGGCAGGTCGCGCCCGGCTCGTCGCGGCCTCTCAGCGGGTCCGGCGAAGTCCGGTGCGGTTCGGCAGCGCCCCGAAGGGGCGCGGGGAACTGCGCGACCAGCCACGACGGACCCGCGGCCGACACACCGGACTTCCGGCGGAGCGCTAGTGGCCCTGTCCCGTGGCGAGGCCGCCCATGATCAGGTCGGTCAGAGCGACGACCGCCTCGTCGGACGTCACTCGCTCCCGGGTCACGTCCCCGGCGATCGCTTCGGCCGCGCCCAGGAGGCCTACGCAGCGCAGACGGAGGGCGTTGCGGGAGAGGCGGGAGTACGGCGACAACGCGGCCGCCATCAGGTCCGTATAACGGCCCATCAGCTCGTGCTGGGTCGCCTCCATCTCCGGATTTCCCTTCAACGCGGCGGAGATGGCGGTGAGTTCCGGCATGTCGGTGGCGCAGGCGAAGTATGCGGTGCTGATGACGCGGGCGACCTCGGCAGCGGTGGGGGCGGCGTCCTGCAGCGCCTGCGCGATCGCGGCCCGGTGGCGTTCGTCGAGGCGCCGGTAGAGGGCGAGCAGCAGACCGGGGCGGGTGCCGAAATGGTCGTACACGATCGGTCTGCTGACCTTCGCCGCCTCGGCGAGGGTGACCAACGTCAGTCCGTCGGTGCCCTGGCCGCGCACCATCGCCACGGCGGTGTCGAGCAGCTGCTCCCGCCTGGCCTGCTTGGACAGCCGGGTCGTCGTGGTCGCCATGGTCCTCCCTCGCTTCGCGTCGAAGCCTAGGCTACAAAAAGTAACCTACAAAATGTAGGCTACGTGATGTAGCTTCAAGGACGCAGGGTCATTGCAGGCTTGTATGGAGGGAGTTCACCGTGGGACATCCGGAACCGGTACTGATCCTTGGCGGCTCGGGACAGGCAGGCGCGGGGGCCGCCGCACTCCTGCGGCGCTGGCACCCCGACCTGCCGTTGACGATCGCGGGTCGTGACCTCGGCCGCGCGCGGCGGGTGGCCGACGAACTCGGTGCCGCGACGGCCGTGACCGTCGATCTGGGCCGCAGCGATCTCGGGCTCCCGCCCGGGCACGGCCACTCGGCGGTGGTCGCGTCGCTGTGGGACAACCACCTGCATGGGCTGCGGTACGCGCAGCACCGCGGGCTGCCCTACCTCAGTCTCTCCAGCGGGCTGGTGGACATCGGGCCGGAGGTGGTCGCGGGGGCCCAGCGGGCAACCGCCGCGCCGATACTGCTGGCCAGCCACTGGTGTGCGGGCGTTCTCGTCCTCACAACCCTGAACCTGGCCAGGGAGTTCGACCGGATCGACACCATCCGGGTCGGCGCCGTGCTGGACGAGTCGGACATCGGCGGGCCCGCGGGGGCCGCGGATCTGGAGCGGTGGGGTGACGTCACCTCGGCCGGGCTGGTGCGTCGTGACGGCGCCTTCGCCTGGGTCGACGGCCCCGACGCGGAGGCGGGCGTACCCACGTCCGACGGCAGGATCCTGCCCGGCCGGACCATCCCCATCCTCGACGTGCCGAGCCTCGCCCTCGCAACGGGTGCGGCGAACGTCAGCTTCGCCCTCGCCATCGGTGAGTCCGCGGGCCGGCACCGCGGTGACGGACCTTCCCTCGAGGTCCGGATCGATCTCGAAGGGGTGGGGGTCGAGGGCGAGCCGTTGAGCAGGAGCCGCCGGCTCGTCCATCCGGCGGGGCAGGGCCCGTTGACCGCGCTCGGTATGGCTCTCGGCGTCGAGCGACTGATCGGGCTGCGCGGCGACGCGGTACCGGTGGGGATCCACACGCCCGAGGCGTTGATCGACCCTGCGTACGCGGCCGAGCGGCTGGCGGAGACCGGTGCCATGGTCGTCGATCCGGCGGCCGCCGCTGCCTGAACAGCTCGCGCAGGAGCGGTACTTCTGCGCGCTCACCGACAGGGTGTCGATCGCCCGCATGCCGAGATCGTGGAAAGTGGTGCCGGGCAGAATGCGCACACCGGCCGCCGTCGCCACCGGCTCAGAACACCTGCCCCCGCGGTGCGTTGGAACTCGACGGCCGGCAGCCCGCGCCGGACGCGGCGCCGGACCTGCTGTCACGTGCCCGCACGGCCGGAGCCAGCCGGGTCCGCCGGGCTCGGCGCTGCCCCGAGCCCTGCGCACCGTCGGTGAGTGGCACAGCACGCGGGTCGCGCCCCCGGCTGCCTGTGCCTTCGTACCCTGTTACCCGTGCCGTCCTCCCGCCTGCATCGTGTCGCCGTTCTCGTGCTCGAGGGTGCGAAGCCGCTCGATGTCGGCATTCCCGCGCAGGTGTTCACGACCCGGGCGAGCATGCCGTACGAGGTGCGGGTGTGCGGCGCGGCGCCCGGTCTCGTGACGGGCGGCGACGGGCTGTCGTACCACGTCGCCGATGGCCTCGACGCGCTTGCGTGGGCCGACATCGCCTTCGTCCCCGGCTACCGGTTCCCGGACCGCGACGACCCGCCGCGGGCCGTCGTCGAGGCGCTGCTCGCCGCCCATGGCGGAGGCACGCGGCTGGCCGCCATCTCGACGGGCGCCTTCGCGCTCGCCGCGACCGGCCTGCTCGACGGCAAGCGGGCCACGACGCACTGGCACTACACGCGGGCGCTCAAGCGGAGGCATCCGCTCGTCCAGGTCGACGCGAACGTCCTGTTCGTCGACGAGGGCAGCGTGCTGACGTCGGCCGGCGCCGCCTCGGGCATCGACCTGTGCCTGCACATCCTGCGCGGCGACCTCGGGGTGGCCGCGTCGAACCACGCGGCCCGGCGCCTGGTCGCCGCTCCCTATCGCAGCGGCGGCCAGGCGCAGTATGTGCCGCGCAGCGTGCCCGAGCCGCTCGGCGAGCGGTTCGCGGCCACCCGTGAGTGGGCGCTGCACCGGCTCGACGAGCCCCTCAGCCTCGAAGCCCTCGCGCAGCATGCGGCCGTCTCACCGCGCACGTTCTCGCGGCGCTTCGTGGAGGACACCGGGTACACGCCGATGCAGTGGGTCATGCGCGCCCGGATCGACCTGGCCCGTGAGCTGCTGGAGCGTTCGGAGCGGAGCGTCGAGCAGATCGCGGGCGACGTGGGCCTCGGCACCGGCGCGAATCTGCGGCTGCACTTCCAGCGCATCCTCGGGACCACGCCCAGCGAGTACCGGCGCACGTTCACGCAGGGCGAGTAGCCCGTCGTACGACACTCGGTGCTCAGGCCCTCAGGCGCTTGGCGCGATCCTTGCGAACCTTGGCAGTCACGCCACGGCCACGGATGGATCCCGCACGCGACGCTGGTGACGAGAGGAAGGGACACGATTCATGACGCGCATCGCCATCAACGGATTCGGCCGCATCGGACGCAATGTGCTGCGGGCCCTGCTGGAACGCGACAACGACCTCGAGATCGTCGCCGTCAACGACCTCACCGAGCCGGCCACCCTGGCCCGGCTGCTCGCCTACGACTCGACGGCCGGCCGGCTCGGCCGCCCGGTGACCGTGGACGGCGACGCCCTCGTCGTCGACGGCCGCCGCATCACGGTGCTCGCCGAGCGGGACCCGGCGCAGCTGCCATGGGCCGAACTCGGCATCGACATCGTGCTGGAGGCGACCGGCCGCTTCACCTCGGCGAAGGCCGCCGGCGCCCACCTCGCCGCAGGCGCGAAGAAGATCCTGGTCAGCGCGCCGTCGGACGGAGCCGACGTCACGCTGGCGTACGGGGTCAACACCGACGCCTACGACCCGGCCCTGCACACGATCGTCTCGAACGCCTCATGCACGACCAACGCGCTCGCGCCGCTGGCCGCCGTCCTGGACCAACTCGCCGGCATCGAGCACGGCTTCATGACCACGGTGCACGCCTACACGCAGGAGCAGAACCTCCAGGACGGTCCGCACCGCGACGCGCGCCGCGCCCGTGCCGCCGCCGTCAACATCGTGCCGACCACGACGGGCGCCGCCAAGGCGATCGGCCTGGTGCTGCCGAACCTGGACGGAAAGCTGTCGGGCGACTCGATCCGTGTGCCGGTTCCCGTGGGCTCGCTCGTCGAACTCAACACGACCGTGGCGCGGGACGTGACACGCGACGACGTGCTGGCGGCGTACCGCGCGGCGGCGGAAGGGCCGCTCGCGGGCATCCTCGAGTACTCCGACGACCCGCTCGTCTCGTCCGACATCACGGGCAACCCCGCCTCGGCCGTCTTCGACTCGGCCCTCACCCGCGTCGACGGCCGCCACATCAAGGTGGTCGCCTGGTACGACAACGAGTGGGGCTTCTCGAACCGAGTCATCGACACCCTCGAACTGCTCGCCGCACGCTGACCGGTTCCCGGAACGCCGTGGCGCATCCAGCTAGGCGTGACTGTGGCCGCCCCCGGCGTGCGCGAGGGCGCTGGGGGTGCGGCAGCCGACGATGGCCGGGGCCTCGTGGAGGAGCGTGTCGTCGGTGAGCGCTTCCACCATGAACAGCGCGAAGTCGATCCGGCGGGTCCGGTCGCTGGCCAGTACCGGGTCGCCCACATGCCGGCTCCACACCGGCAGGCCCTGGCTCTCGCCCTCCTCCAGGCTGCTGCCACGCACCACGGTCCACCGGGTGTCGCTGGCGAACACCCGTCGGCACGCCTCCACCTGATCGTCGATCTCGACGGCGCGGACCAGCTTGGCCAGCACGGCCACGACCCGGAGCCCCAGGGTGAACAGCCGCGAGTACGTGTCCTTGCCGTCGCGCGTGATGTGCCAGCCGCAGGAGAAGACCAGACGCGCGCCCGGCCGGGCGTGGTCGAGCACCGCCTGTGCCGTCCCCGACGAGTACTGCCGTACGCCCCAGGGCACCAGCACCGTCAACACCCCGTCGCACCCGGCGACCGCCCGCCGGATCACCTCGGGGTCGTTCGTGTCCCCGGGAACGACGGTCATCCGGCCCTCGAACGCGGCCAGTTTCGGCACACTGCGCTCCCGGCACACGCCGACGACTTCATAGCCGCGTTCCAGTGCGTGCCGGACCATGTACTGCCCGAGCTTCCCGGAAGCTCCGACGATGCAGACCTTCTTCATTCGATCCGTGCCCATGGCGCAGCCCCTTCGCCGGCATGCTGACCTTATGTTGTAAGGCACGCTAGCCTTATACTGTAAGGCGGTCAAGGAGAGGGAAAGGGAGGCCGCATGCACGAGAGCGGCAAGAGGGCTCGGCGCAGGGCGTCGGCGCGCACCCCGCTCAGTCGCGAGCGAGTGATCCATGCGGCGATGGCGGTGGCGGACGA
This genomic window from Streptomyces sp. DG2A-72 contains:
- a CDS encoding cyclase family protein, with amino-acid sequence MPEPSVLASLVSGLRSGSIDVVDLTSPLSSSTPVIQLPPEFGQTAVFALEEISRYDDRGPAWYWNNFRSGEHTGTHFDAPNHWVTGKDLADVASVPARRLIAPAAVLDFTAEADANPDFLVEVDHVKAWEAENGPLPDGGWLLLRTGWDARSDTQEAFLNADENGPHTPGLSPECARWVAEESPVIGLGVETVGTDAGGAHSFDPMFPCHSYLMGSDKYGLTQLRNLAALPPTGAVVIAGPLPIVTGSGAPARVLALVERS
- a CDS encoding cytochrome P450; amino-acid sequence: MVTADRFPLGSATTLAELADDPHPRLALLRAHEPVSWLPALGGWLVTRRDLALRVMRDADTFTVDDPRFSTAQVVGPSMLSLEGAEHARHRAPFTDPFRPRDVRDRFAGFVADEAARLVETVRPRGRAELRREVAGPLAVAVVAESLGLVDADAEAVLSWYDAIVGTVSDITAGQPSNPTGAAAFDELRDSVEATVIAGVDTSLLVAAAERLKLPEVVANAAVLMFGGIETTEGMIANAVLHLLAEPGQLALLRADPGLVDAAIEEALRLEPAAAVVDRYATADVTIGGAEVRRGDLVVVSLAGANRDPEVFPDPDRFDLRRTNSRLQLAFAHGPHFCLGAHLARLETRVCLLTLLDRLPGLRLDAASSTAPSGLLFRKPSALHVRWDTPVS
- a CDS encoding LacI family DNA-binding transcriptional regulator, encoding MNSVAARPRIKDVAEYAGVSPKTVSNVINNFEHVSERTRTAVQEAIDALGYRVNIAGRQLRQGRTGMITLAVPELDVAYFAELAKYVMAEADRRGRTVLLHQTGAVRERELAALHGFDAQFSDGVILSPLSLLPRDLATRDRRLPVVLLGERPAEGGTDHVGIDNVRAAREATAYLLSRGRRRIAVVGGAVRGRLGTDRLRTDGYREALDAAGLPFDADLVLPMEAYHWQDGARAATALMRRPSPPDALLCLNDHMALGALRALHEFGRTVPGDLDVVGFDDIEASRFSVPSLTTVAPDKQEIARAAVALLLERIDEPDAGPLQDHVAGHRIIVRESTRG
- a CDS encoding transposase translates to MKLVVQVKLLPTPEQASEVAFERGEFKNFALRKHAYDTVKSRWGMGAQAAQHVIKKTCDAYTTLKANLKAGNLGRPGSKRYRRAAEKPIAFRPESAQPYDDRMLSWQIPGRTVSIWTTGGRVKNVAFTASVEQLATLALYRKGESDLLERDGRWFLNATCEVPEAPLNTDPVDFLGIDLGIVNIATTSDGEILAGRTLNRIRVRERTLRTKLQKKNTPSAKRRLKKRRRKEARRAKDINHKIAKHVVAEAERTGRGIALEDLTGIRERVRLRKPQRATHASWSFAQLGSFIAYKARKAGVPVVHVDPAYTSRTCAECGHIDKANRVSQAWFACRSCGFVDHADRNSSRNIRARAWELWRRGAQSTAPDPPRTSRSGTGRKRSITPSDARCASPAP
- a CDS encoding NAD(P)/FAD-dependent oxidoreductase, translated to MHDGDVVVIGGGYAGVRLAKRLDATARVTLVDRKEIFFHRIASLRAGVHPEWSVTPFIPYDRLLRHGRVVVGKAVRVETGERHVVLGTGERLPYDALVIATGADYPEPARFLGTTAEEAAKSFAEHQRNIAAARHILVVGGGPSGVELGAEIRLARPDARVTLAHAGPALLDATGSARAGRKARAWLESHDVEVRLDSFMAPGNDFGTYRDAHGHIVEADLSFWATGTTPNTLWLRLAGHGDWLNPAGHVKVDRMLRVDGKPDVFAVGDVSDATELKITPAALAQADLAAHNIRTYLTSSGRHRKEPRPYRPVHRTPIIVPFGAADGLTVLPVPGGETAVLGSRTSVLAKAKTLMTPYMRRQLGYTAT
- a CDS encoding cytochrome P450; this translates as MSHAQDVATPAIVIDPLVRDLDGETELLRKAGPFARIDLLGVPAWTVTRHSVARELLTDPRLVKDIGAWGLWQSGTVTRQWPLIGMVDPGRSMFTVDGTEHRRLRAKTAQAITPRRLESLRPAVEQLTEQLLDDLAEQAGRDGRADLKTVFAQPLPMGVVCTLMGVPQAEIPRQMRLWKSFFSLLTPQEERLAVIAELGTIFTELVREKTAHPADDLTSALILAEEGGAPLTEEEVAGNLKSMIGAGHETTIGLILNSVRGLLGHPDQLAMVLDGRIPWDTVVEEALRWDPPVTHLLMRFAVEDIDVDGFVIAKGEGVVISYRAIGRDTDQHGPDADAFDITRPSAVRHMAFGHGPHICPGAALSRLEAGIALPALFTRFPDLRPALPLTQLRNLPVLTQNDLESFPVLPHG
- a CDS encoding TetR/AcrR family transcriptional regulator, whose translation is MATTTTRLSKQARREQLLDTAVAMVRGQGTDGLTLVTLAEAAKVSRPIVYDHFGTRPGLLLALYRRLDERHRAAIAQALQDAAPTAAEVARVISTAYFACATDMPELTAISAALKGNPEMEATQHELMGRYTDLMAAALSPYSRLSRNALRLRCVGLLGAAEAIAGDVTRERVTSDEAVVALTDLIMGGLATGQGH